In the genome of Flaviflexus ciconiae, one region contains:
- a CDS encoding thioredoxin family protein → MTCEVLFFTAPWCDPCRQAAPIFSEVVAELGVTARFVDVDLDPDLADRVGVDMLPTVAIRTDGTVSGTLTGSRPKAELRSFIQDSLPKVSMTGGSDVAK, encoded by the coding sequence ATGACATGTGAGGTCCTGTTCTTCACCGCACCGTGGTGCGATCCGTGCCGGCAAGCAGCCCCGATCTTTTCTGAGGTCGTTGCCGAACTCGGTGTGACTGCCCGGTTCGTTGACGTTGATCTCGACCCCGACCTCGCCGATAGGGTCGGGGTCGACATGCTACCTACCGTGGCTATTCGCACAGACGGCACAGTCAGCGGTACTCTGACAGGGTCCAGGCCGAAGGCCGAGCTCCGCTCTTTCATCCAGGACTCCCTGCCAAAGGTCTCAATGACCGGCGGGAGTGACGTGGCAAAATAG